Proteins encoded within one genomic window of Gambusia affinis linkage group LG23, SWU_Gaff_1.0, whole genome shotgun sequence:
- the arid2 gene encoding LOW QUALITY PROTEIN: AT-rich interactive domain-containing protein 2 (The sequence of the model RefSeq protein was modified relative to this genomic sequence to represent the inferred CDS: inserted 2 bases in 2 codons; substituted 1 base at 1 genomic stop codon) — MANSTGKNLLDQRRKGQAFLDELRQFHQSRGSPFKKIPIVGGKELDLNALYIRVVSLGGFAKVSDKNQWAELGEEFNFPRSCSNAAFALRQYYLRYLEKYEKVHHFGEDDEEAQPGNPKAFLPVGAIPSSYNYQQHVVSDYLRQSYGLSTDFTQPCDYNKLVLSLLSGLPNEVDFAVNVCTLLSNESKHAMQLDKDPKLVTLLLAHTGVFDDSLGSFSAVFGTDWKEKTSRDFVRFWKEVVEDAEVRELIWDKSSSAQDGTSREDHWQSLFHPPRNPGTSDMEAQRVLQVAVILRNLSFEEANVKLLAANRTCLRFLLLCAHCNLISLRQLGLDTLGNVAAELQLDPVDFRTTHLIFHTITKCLMSRDRFLKMRAMEILGNLSKADDNGVLICEYVDQESYREVIMLLTLPDLMLLMASLEVLYLLAQLGEIPCSKIASVDHSIDLLVRLVSVDLHTFGPDALTAVRLIEHQANAEQAAEVRPQLVEQVPAAVQGATAPVTRVPVQSNVPPPGIVELDGEKFTLQWLNAHFETNPEGSVSRSEMYSEYLATCSKMGRGNILNXINPRSGLRTVFPNHTMRRQEEAKASNPLQILLVGIRRRAIPLPIQLYYQQTQQQHQNQAARLPPGHPNPGPQFVRPPGASNSAPPLASPAQESSRVNHPAVPSPGHHSPQNPAPQQQHSPMLPTGAPVTLFQPVPQGHILTARVQGVCSQVTQQPPLPQTLPVSGPQGGTPQVDTQCTAMVSGPLSIQVGSSQAIGITSVANSQGSRVTFQNIAPKPAPNQSGGPTATLAPSNQQPQPQQSVVIVGPNPQQNAAYTPAIHQIVLANPSSIPGAQTVQIAGQPGAASSPCSPAASHANTQVQSNQTVSHALSTIRQQQQPPPPLQIIPQTPPTQPTSTESSLIKQLLLPKRGPSTPGGKLILPAPQIPPPNNTIAPNPQVIYQNPSPQPVSVQLVPGQLPAAGAQPLQAVQLLPGQLISTSTPGGAAIIQAPTATGQVTFTVVPNTGFTTSTAAVAAVSQGAVAPGTXPHHVSTGXDKIICQKEEEAKDATGLHIHERKIEVMENSSLAEGDPSNSKTRNGDVAAGAKLLNGGKCVEPNLPPYHSGNSQGILNGPVTESLSSNGKQALSPGPNAPLEGNADPKKTLVNGVCDFDRGDSGGNFNKNIPNHIASKQYLGNGEVGASEKTSDQSLPSPPPPQQDTAKAQQAERLANGPQAAAHRPPSELSNGPLGPALGHGTPVLRQQLLPNSSLPCAVTSQNPAASPANGVASEPRGLKRPAESEERGTAAVATSSGIPSKVGVRIITISDPNNAGSSATMVAVPAGTDPSTVAKVAIENATQQRNCSPTQAAGATPTATTPPAPSSQPAAAGNHSPHPAAQQTPTSPTEPGRKAGQNFKCLWQSCKRWFETPSQVFYHAATQHGGKEVYGGHCLWEGCEPFPRQRLSFITHLQDKHCSREALLAGLKLEEQQAQSPNQTSSQTPPAAGSTPAQRAPKAIVNHPSAALMALRRGSRNLVFRDFTDEKEGPVTKHIRLTAALTLKNIAKHSDCGRMLVKRHETHLSVLALSNMEVSTTLAKCLYELTRSLQA, encoded by the exons ATACCTGGAGAAGTACGAGAAGGTCCACCACTTCGGCGAGGACGATGAAGAGGCGCAGCCGGGGAATCCCAAAGCCTTCCTTCCAGTCGGTGCAATCCCCAGCTCCTACAACTACCAGCAGCATGTTGTATCAG ACTATCTCCGCCAAAGTTACGGGCTGTCTACGGACTTCACCCAGCCGTGCGACTACAACAAACTGGTGCTCTCGCTGCTCTCGGGCCTACCCAACGAAGTGGACTTTGCCGTTAACGTTTGCACGCTGCTCTCCAACGAGAGCAAGCACGCCATGCAGCTGGACAAGGACCCCAAGCTGGTCACGTTGCTGCTGGCCCACACCGGCGTCTTCGACGACT CTCTAGGCAGCTTCTCTGCGGTGTTTGGGACAGACTGGAAGGAGAAAACTTCACGGGACTTTGTTAGG TTCTggaaggaggtggtggaggacgCCGAGGTCCGAGAGCTGATCTGGGACAAGAGCAGCTCAGCACAag ATGGTACGTCCCGGGAGGACCACTGGCAGAGTCTCTTCCACCCGCCGCGGAACCCAGGCACCAGTGACATGGAGGCCCAGCGGGTGCTGCAGGTCGCCGTCATCCTGCGGAACCTCTCCTTCGAGGAGGCCAACGTCAAGCTGCTGGCGGCCAACCGAACGTGCCTGCGCTTCCTTTTGCTCTGTGCCCACTGTAACCTCATCTCGCTCCGACAGCTCGGACTGGACACGCTGGGCAACGTGGCTGCTGAG CTCCAGCTAGATCCCGTCGATTTTCGGACGACGCACCTGATCTTTCACACCATCACCAAATGCTTGATGTCCAGGGACAGGTTCCTCAAAATGAGAG CTATGGAGATCCTGGGTAACCTGAGCAAAGCAGACGATAACGGCGTGTTGATCTGCGAGTATGTGGACCAGGAGTCGTACAGGGAGGTGATCATGCTCCTCACTCTGCCGGACCTCATGCTCCTCATGGCCTCCTTGGAGGTTCTGTACCTGCTGGCCCAACTGGGAGAGATTCCCTGCAGCAAGATCGCCTCGGTTGACCACAGCATAG ACCTGTTGGTGCGGTTGGTGTCGGTAGATCTCCACACGTTCGGGCCCGATGCCCTGACGGCGGTGCGGTTGATCGAGCACCAGGCCAACGCCGAGCAGGCCGCCGAGGTCCGACCGCAGCTGGTGGAGCAGGTACCTGCAGCGGTGCAGGGGGCGACGGCACCGG TAACAAGAGTCCCTGTTCAGTCCAACGTACCACCACCTGGTATCGTTGAACTAGATGGAGAGAAGTTTACGCTGCAGTG GCTGAACGCACACTTTGAGACGAACCCCGAGGGCTCGGTTTCACGATCAGAAATGTACTCTGAGTACCTGGCTACATGCAGCAAAATGGGACGCGGCAACATCTTGAATTAGATAAATCCCAGAAGTGGGCTT AGGACGGTGTTCCCCAACCACACTATGAGGCGGCAAGAGGAGGCAAAAGCCAGCAACCCGCTTCAGATCCTCCTGGTGGGAATAAGGCGAAGAGCGATCCCTCTCCCCATCCAGCTGTACTACCAGCAAACCCAGCAGCAACACCAGAACCAGGCAGCTC GGTTACCGCCAGGACATCCTAATCCAGGACCACAGTTTGTGCGGCCCCCGGGTGCCTCAAATAGCGCCCCACCTCTGGCCTCGCCCGCACAGGAAAGTTCTCGTGTAAACCACCCAGCTGTTCCGTCACCTGGTCATCACAGCCCACAGAACCCGGCGCCTCAGCAGCAGCACTCTCCCATGCTCCCCACAGGAGCTCCCGTCACACTATTTCAGCCAGTACCGCAAGGCCACATCCTCACCGCCCGGGTACAAGGTGTGTGCTCCCAGGTCACCCAGCAACCACCTCTGCCTCAAACCCTCCCAGTGTCTGGGCCTCAGGGTGGGACCCCCCAGGTTGACACCCAGTGTACTGCTATGGTTTCAGGACCCCTTTCCATCCAGGTGGGAAGCAGCCAGGCCATAGGGATAACGAGCGTGGCCAACTCCCAAGGTTCTCGcgtaacatttcaaaatattgcTCCCAAACCAGCACCAAACCAGTCAGGTGGGCCAACAGCCACGTTAGCCCCTTCCAACCAGCAGCCTCAGCCTCAACAGAGCGTAGTAATAGTCGGTCCCAATCCCCAGCAGAATGCAGCCTACACCCCGGCCATACACCAGATTGTTCTAGCCAACCCCTCCTCCATTCCTGGTGCCCAGACTGTCCAGATAGCGGGTCAGCCCGGAGCTGCTTCCAGTCCCTGCTCACCTGCTGCCTCTCACGCAAATACCCAGGTCCAGTCCAATCAAACTGTCAGCCACGCACTGTCCACGATACGGCAACAGCAGCAGCCGCCCCCTCCTCTCCAAATCATACCCCAAACTCCTCCCACTCAACCTACCTCCACTGAATCCAGCTTGATCAAACAGCTACTGCTTCCAAAGCGAGGGCCTTCTACCCCGGGAGGGAAGTTGATCCTGCCCGCCCCACAGATCCCCCCTCCGAACAACACGATAGCCCCCAACCCACAGGTCATCTACCAGAACCCCTCTCCTCAGCCGGTCAGCGTCCAGCTGGTTCCTGGccagcttcctgctgcaggtGCCCAGCCCCTCCAGGCGGTCCAGCTGCTCCCAGGGCAGCTCATCTCCACCAGTACGCCGGGTGGAGCAGCCATCATCCAGGCCCCAACAGCAACCGGTCAAGTCACGTTCACCGTGGTCCCCAACACTGGCTTCACCACCTCTACTGCTGCCGTCGCCGCCGTCAGCCAGGGAGCTGTGGCTCCTGGAA GTCCCCATCACGTCTCGACAG GAGACAAGATCATTTgtcagaaggaggaagaggccAAGGACGCCACAGGGCTGCATATCCACGAAAGGAAGATAGAGGTGATGGAGAACTCTTCGTTGGCAGAAGGAGACCCTTCAAACAGCAAAACGAGGAACGGGGATGTCGCAGCAGGTGCCAAGCTACTAAACGGTGGGAAGTGCGTGGAGCCGAATCTACCTCCATATCACTCAGGGAACAGCCAGGGAATACTCAACGGCCCGGTAACGGAGAGCCTCTCCTCCAACGGGAAGCAGGCTCTCTCTCCAGGCCCAAACGCTCCTCTTGAGGGCAACGCCGACCCCAAAAAGACCCTGGTCAACGGGGTGTGTGACTTTGACCGGGGCGATAGCGGTGgcaactttaacaaaaacattccaaatcACATTGCTTCCAAACAGTACTTGGGGAACGGGGAGGTGGGCGCCTCTGAAAAGACTTCAGATCAGAGTCTGCCCAGTCCGCCTCCTCCCCAGCAGGACACTGCCAAAGCCCAGCAGGCCGAGCGCCTGGCCAACGGACCCCAGGCTGCAGCTCACCGGCCGCCCTCGGAACTATCCAACGGACCTCTGGGGCCGGCGCTGGGGCACGGCACGCCTGTGCTCAGACAGCAACTGCTCCCCAACTCCTCGCTGCCCTGCGCCGTCACTTCGCAGAATCCCGCCGCCTCTCCGGCGAACGGCGTGGCCTCAGAGCCCCGGGGCCTCAAGAGGCCCGCCGAGAGCGAAGAGCGTGGCACGGCGGCGGTGGCGACTTCCTCCGGGATCCCCAGCAAGGTGGGAGTTCGGATCATCACCATCAGCGACCCCAACAATGCCGGCAGCAGCGCCACCATGGTGGCGGTGCCGGCAGGAACGGACCCAAGCACAGTAGCCAAAGTAGCAATAGAGAACGCCACTCAGCAGAGGAACTGCTCGCCTACACAAGCAGCTGGCGCCACG CCGACTGCCACCACGCCCCCAGCTCCCTCCTCGCAGCCGGCAGCAGCAGGCAACCACAGTCCGCACCCCGCAGCGCAGCAGACCCCCACGTCGCCGACAGAACCGGGAAGGAAAGCAGGGCAGAACTTCAAGTGTCTGTGGCAGTCGTGTAAACG GTGGTTCGAAACACCGTCTCAAGTGTTTTACCACGCAGCAACGCAACACGGAGGAAAAGAAGTGTATGGAGGGCATTGTCTGTGGGAGGGATGTGAACCTTTCCCCCGGCAGAGACTGTCCTTCATCACACATCTGCAG GATAAACACTGTTCCAGAGAGGCTTTGCTGGCTGGACTCAAACTAGAGGAGCAGCAAGCACAAAGTCCCAATCAGACATCTTCCCA GACTCCGCCAGCGGCAGGCAGCACGCCGGCACAACGAGCACCGAAAGCAATCGTCAATCATCCGAGCGCAGCTCTCATGGCCCTACGTAGAGGTTCTCGAAACTTGGTCTTCAGGGACTTCACA GACGAGAAGGAGGGACCGGTGACCAAACACATACGACTAACTGCTGCCTTAACATTAAAGAACATCGCCAAGCACTCTGACTGTGGTCGCAT GTTGGTAAAAAGGCACGAGACGCACCTCTCTGTGCTCGCTTTAAGTAATATGGAGGTCTCCACCACGCTCGCCAAATGCCTTTATGAACTCACGCGCTCGCTTCAGGCTTAA